In Marinobacter sp. LQ44, the following are encoded in one genomic region:
- a CDS encoding AEC family transporter, with amino-acid sequence MIGQILATMLPVFLIAGCGALYGRYRSPDIQGLNVLNMELFVPMLVFAVLADQQAPLQDYGWLALAATVVVLGSGIILYPVARVLNLNLKTFLPPMMFNNSGNMGIPLLVLAFGEAALPAAIVLFIVEMLLHFSVGLYMLDPHTSIIRRLRLPIVFASIAGLTVNFSGVALPGWLLETLNMLGGVCIPLMLFALGVRMLDVDFRDWKLGLIGAIACPVSGLLLAWPMIALLDLPGLQVACLWVFAALPPAVLNYMVAEQYQQEPHAVASLVLLSNLGSLVVMPIVLGLVFAAGYA; translated from the coding sequence ATGATCGGCCAGATCCTAGCTACCATGCTGCCGGTATTCCTGATTGCAGGTTGCGGCGCCCTGTATGGCCGCTACCGCTCGCCAGACATTCAAGGCCTGAATGTTCTGAACATGGAACTGTTCGTGCCCATGCTGGTGTTTGCCGTACTGGCCGACCAGCAGGCGCCCCTGCAGGACTATGGCTGGCTGGCGCTGGCGGCTACGGTGGTGGTGCTCGGTTCTGGCATCATTCTGTACCCGGTGGCCCGCGTTCTGAACCTGAACCTGAAAACGTTCCTGCCGCCGATGATGTTCAACAATTCCGGCAACATGGGCATTCCGTTGCTGGTACTGGCGTTTGGTGAGGCGGCACTACCGGCGGCGATCGTACTGTTCATTGTCGAGATGCTGCTGCACTTCTCCGTTGGCCTGTACATGCTGGACCCGCACACGTCGATCATCCGGCGATTGCGGCTACCGATCGTGTTCGCCAGCATCGCCGGGCTAACGGTTAACTTCAGCGGTGTTGCCCTGCCTGGCTGGCTGCTGGAAACCCTGAACATGCTGGGTGGCGTGTGTATCCCCTTGATGCTGTTTGCCCTGGGGGTGCGGATGCTGGATGTCGATTTCCGGGACTGGAAACTGGGGCTGATTGGCGCCATTGCCTGCCCGGTCAGTGGCTTGCTGCTGGCCTGGCCCATGATTGCCTTACTCGACCTACCGGGCCTTCAGGTAGCCTGCCTGTGGGTGTTTGCGGCGCTCCCGCCTGCGGTGCTCAACTACATGGTGGCGGAGCAGTATCAGCAGGAACCCCACGCGGTGGCATCGCTGGTATTATTGAGCAACCTCGGCAGCCTGGTAGTCATGCCCATTGTCCTGGGCCTGGTGTTCGCCGCGGGCTACGCCTGA
- a CDS encoding MalY/PatB family protein has product MASVFDQPVRRDNTCSVKFDARQAVFGREDVIPVWVADMDFAAPEAVTRALTERAQHPVYGYTLFPDSLYQAMIDWFAERHGWHIRREWILMAPGVVPSLNAACMAYAGPGEGVIIQPPVYPPFFSSVRQSGRNVIENPLVQDPQTGQYRMDLEHLEQCAARPDARVLLLCSPHNPVGRVWTDAELKELLAIARRHNLVVLSDEIHCDLTYPDAPPHTVLASLAGEDDALVTAVAPSKSFNMPGLGLSALVIPDPERRKAMKAVFESMHLPQCNPFCIAGFEAGYRHGAAWLDELLGYLQANRDFVANAVFRRLPGIDVAAPEGTYLMWLDCRSLGLDDAGLKQFFVEEAGVGMNPGLSFGQPGSGFMRLNIGCPRSVLEQVIARIEAALVGL; this is encoded by the coding sequence GTGGCCAGTGTGTTTGATCAGCCTGTTCGACGTGACAATACCTGCTCGGTCAAATTTGATGCCCGCCAGGCAGTGTTTGGCCGGGAGGATGTCATTCCGGTGTGGGTGGCGGATATGGACTTTGCTGCGCCCGAGGCGGTCACCCGCGCTCTGACGGAACGGGCTCAGCACCCGGTTTACGGCTATACCCTGTTTCCTGACAGCCTGTACCAGGCAATGATCGACTGGTTTGCGGAGCGCCATGGCTGGCACATTCGCCGGGAGTGGATATTGATGGCGCCGGGGGTGGTGCCATCCCTGAATGCCGCCTGTATGGCCTATGCCGGGCCCGGCGAGGGCGTGATTATACAGCCGCCGGTGTATCCGCCTTTTTTCAGCTCGGTGCGCCAGAGTGGTCGTAACGTGATTGAAAACCCGCTGGTTCAGGATCCGCAGACCGGGCAGTACCGAATGGATCTGGAGCATCTTGAGCAATGCGCTGCCCGGCCCGATGCCAGGGTGCTGTTATTGTGTTCCCCCCACAACCCGGTCGGCCGGGTCTGGACGGACGCGGAGCTGAAAGAGCTGCTGGCCATTGCCCGGCGCCACAACCTGGTGGTGCTCTCGGACGAAATCCATTGCGACCTGACCTATCCGGACGCACCACCGCACACCGTCCTGGCCAGCTTGGCCGGAGAGGATGATGCGTTGGTGACGGCGGTGGCTCCGAGCAAGAGTTTCAACATGCCCGGTCTTGGTTTGTCCGCCCTGGTGATCCCAGACCCGGAACGGCGCAAGGCCATGAAAGCGGTGTTTGAGTCCATGCACCTGCCCCAGTGCAACCCGTTCTGCATTGCCGGCTTTGAAGCGGGGTATCGCCACGGCGCCGCCTGGCTGGACGAACTGCTCGGCTATCTGCAGGCCAATCGGGATTTTGTGGCCAACGCGGTGTTCCGGCGATTGCCAGGCATTGACGTTGCAGCGCCGGAAGGCACCTATCTGATGTGGCTCGACTGCCGGAGCCTGGGGCTGGATGATGCCGGCCTCAAACAATTTTTCGTGGAGGAGGCCGGCGTGGGCATGAACCCGGGTTTGTCCTTCGGGCAACCTGGCAGTGGCTTCATGCGCCTGAACATCGGCTGCCCGCGATCCGTGCTGGAACAGGTCATTGCCCGGATCGAGGCAGCGCTGGTTGGCTTATAG
- a CDS encoding carbohydrate-binding protein, whose amino-acid sequence MMKATTSIRRARTLYGLLLMTLALGMPALASAEACDPEDHEWVPSRYYPAGSVVFHNDNWYESREIHEGKEPGITFDWKRLFSVPECGGDNAPPDPIDPSDVEEGVTQTDSDTEFCERPEQWLFAESYSVGSQVSHGGKIWEAIRDTKGDMPGIKEPPHWKLVEDHCAIQSQPAL is encoded by the coding sequence ATGATGAAAGCCACCACCAGCATCAGGCGAGCCCGCACACTTTATGGTCTGTTGTTGATGACCCTGGCACTTGGCATGCCTGCATTGGCGTCTGCCGAGGCCTGTGATCCGGAAGACCATGAATGGGTGCCCAGCCGCTATTACCCGGCGGGGTCCGTGGTGTTTCACAACGACAACTGGTACGAGTCCCGTGAAATCCACGAAGGCAAGGAGCCAGGCATTACGTTTGACTGGAAACGTCTGTTCTCCGTGCCGGAGTGCGGAGGTGACAACGCGCCGCCCGACCCCATAGATCCGTCTGATGTGGAAGAAGGCGTAACCCAGACTGACAGCGACACCGAATTCTGCGAACGCCCGGAACAATGGCTGTTTGCTGAGAGTTACTCCGTCGGCAGCCAGGTAAGCCATGGTGGCAAGATCTGGGAAGCCATCCGGGATACCAAGGGCGACATGCCGGGTATCAAGGAGCCACCACACTGGAAGCTGGTGGAAGACCACTGCGCCATTCAGTCGCAACCGGCACTATAA
- a CDS encoding DMT family transporter, with translation MSSANSGILSRIPGLAYVGLVLTPLFWAGNAVVARGTVEHVPPLSMSFWRWVIALAILLPFGFPGMWHHRRVIRARLGSMLALATFSVAAFNSLLYYAAITTTATNIALINATIPIFVALLAWMLLGDRTRPIQALGIALAIGGILTVVARGELSVLTGLQAQPGDLIMVAAVFSWGLFSVLLRRQAVPLPALTFLTTQILLGTLVILPFYLVDLFFFAGGFELTRNTAMSLLYFAIFPGILAYAFWNHGVHAIGPARAAIFMYLTPVFASILAGIFLGESLGAFHMIGGLLILAGLVLATRTGRQQPAYSLRSQEQNGRDT, from the coding sequence GTGTCTTCGGCAAACTCTGGCATATTATCCCGAATTCCCGGCCTGGCCTATGTGGGCCTGGTGCTTACGCCGCTGTTCTGGGCCGGCAATGCCGTGGTCGCGCGAGGCACGGTTGAGCATGTCCCGCCCCTGTCGATGTCTTTCTGGCGTTGGGTGATTGCCCTCGCCATATTGCTGCCCTTCGGTTTCCCTGGCATGTGGCATCATCGCCGGGTCATCCGTGCCCGCCTGGGTTCGATGCTGGCACTGGCCACCTTCAGCGTGGCCGCGTTCAATTCACTGCTCTACTACGCCGCCATCACCACCACCGCCACCAACATTGCCCTGATCAATGCCACCATCCCTATTTTCGTGGCCCTGCTGGCGTGGATGCTTCTGGGCGACCGCACCCGGCCAATTCAGGCATTGGGCATCGCCCTGGCCATCGGAGGCATCCTGACCGTGGTGGCCCGTGGCGAGCTCTCGGTTCTGACCGGCCTTCAGGCACAACCCGGTGACCTGATCATGGTGGCGGCCGTCTTCAGTTGGGGGTTGTTCTCGGTCTTGCTCAGACGGCAGGCGGTGCCGTTACCGGCCCTTACTTTCCTGACTACCCAGATTCTGCTGGGGACGCTGGTGATCCTGCCGTTTTACCTGGTCGACCTGTTTTTCTTCGCCGGAGGCTTCGAGCTGACCCGAAATACGGCCATGTCGCTACTGTATTTCGCCATATTCCCCGGTATCCTAGCCTACGCATTCTGGAATCACGGCGTGCATGCGATCGGCCCGGCCAGGGCCGCGATATTCATGTACCTGACCCCGGTCTTCGCATCGATACTGGCCGGCATTTTTCTGGGTGAGTCGCTTGGCGCGTTTCACATGATTGGCGGTCTGCTGATTCTCGCAGGCCTGGTGTTGGCCACGCGAACCGGTCGCCAACAGCCTGCGTATTCACTTCGGAGTCAGGAACAAAACGGGAGAGACACATGA
- a CDS encoding succinylglutamate desuccinylase/aspartoacylase family protein produces MLFQRPRHSTIRHFPIWLFAAALPMVTLADTNDSSVLVVAQLAEDENVEDVVRSEPRRSPGEDGDASDDEQEPSAPDTDQQTQTVNTVVVPVTRKIAPNIDLKEVAPLPEPEPEPETLPGAELSAEELQVVQDTAQGETSAAEDDADAPVEPLPAESFTLLGKEVLPGTSTRLAWSPQIQIAGLSQITPVLVVNGVNAGPTLCLTGAVHGDELNGIEIIRRTMYDLNPEKLSGRVIGVPIVNLTGFQQGSRYLPDRRDLNRFFPGRKDGNLADRVAYSLFENVIRHCDMLVDIHTGSLKRTNLPQLRADMNNPDVAEFTRGFDRMAVVHSSGSPGMLRTAAVQAGIRAVTMEAGESLRIQEHQIEAGVNSLNSLLEKHGMISRMFVWGDPEPVYYDSTWVRAEHGGILFSEINLGANVSEGEVLGYVADPITNEQHPIRSTSNGRIIGMAVDQVVMAGFAAYHIGTEAEVPGE; encoded by the coding sequence ATGCTGTTTCAAAGGCCCAGACACTCCACAATCCGACATTTTCCGATCTGGCTTTTCGCTGCCGCCCTGCCAATGGTCACCTTGGCCGACACCAACGATTCGTCTGTGCTGGTGGTAGCCCAACTCGCAGAGGATGAAAACGTTGAGGATGTGGTGCGCTCTGAACCCCGCCGCAGTCCAGGCGAAGATGGCGACGCCAGCGACGACGAACAGGAACCATCGGCGCCAGACACCGACCAGCAAACACAAACGGTCAACACCGTGGTGGTGCCCGTTACCCGCAAGATTGCCCCCAACATCGACCTGAAAGAGGTGGCCCCCCTGCCGGAACCCGAGCCGGAACCGGAAACCCTGCCGGGGGCGGAACTGTCTGCAGAGGAACTTCAGGTAGTTCAGGATACTGCACAAGGGGAAACGTCTGCCGCCGAGGACGACGCCGACGCGCCGGTAGAACCCCTGCCGGCCGAAAGTTTCACCCTGCTTGGCAAGGAAGTGCTGCCCGGCACCTCGACGCGGCTGGCCTGGTCCCCCCAGATCCAGATTGCCGGCCTGTCACAAATTACCCCTGTTCTGGTGGTCAACGGCGTGAATGCTGGGCCAACCCTGTGCCTGACTGGCGCTGTACATGGCGATGAGCTTAACGGCATCGAGATTATTCGCCGCACCATGTACGACCTCAATCCGGAGAAACTCAGTGGCCGGGTGATCGGCGTGCCCATTGTCAATCTAACCGGCTTCCAGCAGGGCAGTCGGTACCTGCCGGACCGTCGGGATCTGAACCGCTTTTTCCCGGGCCGCAAGGACGGCAACCTTGCCGACCGGGTGGCCTACTCGTTGTTTGAGAATGTCATTCGGCACTGCGACATGCTGGTGGACATTCACACCGGTTCCCTCAAGCGCACCAACCTGCCCCAGCTGCGGGCCGACATGAATAACCCGGACGTGGCGGAATTCACCCGTGGGTTTGACCGCATGGCGGTGGTGCACAGCTCCGGCTCCCCGGGCATGCTGCGCACGGCAGCCGTCCAGGCAGGTATCCGTGCCGTGACCATGGAAGCCGGGGAGTCCTTGCGAATTCAGGAGCATCAGATCGAAGCCGGGGTAAATAGCCTCAACAGCCTGCTGGAGAAACACGGTATGATCTCCAGGATGTTTGTCTGGGGCGATCCGGAACCGGTCTATTATGATTCCACCTGGGTGCGCGCCGAGCACGGCGGCATTCTGTTCAGCGAGATTAACCTGGGTGCCAATGTCTCCGAAGGGGAGGTCTTGGGCTATGTGGCTGATCCGATTACCAATGAACAACACCCGATACGCTCCACCTCCAACGGCAGGATCATCGGCATGGCGGTGGATCAGGTGGTGATGGCCGGCTTTGCCGCCTACCACATTGGTACGGAGGCAGAAGTTCCAGGAGAGTAG
- a CDS encoding YqaE/Pmp3 family membrane protein gives MDLLRILVAILLPPLGVFLQVGLGKHFWINILLTILGYIPGIVHAVWIIAKK, from the coding sequence ATGGACCTTTTGCGAATTCTGGTTGCGATTCTGTTACCGCCATTAGGTGTTTTTTTACAGGTGGGACTGGGCAAGCATTTCTGGATCAACATACTGCTGACCATCCTGGGCTACATTCCTGGCATCGTGCACGCGGTGTGGATCATCGCCAAGAAGTAG
- a CDS encoding MBL fold metallo-hydrolase, with translation MDIRPAATLVLTRDTENGIEVLLLQRTWEAIFLPGYYVFPGGAVNEQESEAQPHVVGVEDADISQTMSLDEGGADYMLAAVRECFEEAGVLLAQDGSGQLIGADHPVLGERQALFREEVSLAQLCEKHGLVVPLDRLAYLSHWVTPPGPPRRFDTRFFVAVAPEGQRAGHDGQETIDHVWMSPAQALEEHRAGQRLLGLPTIRTLRVLCDFSSTAELMRHAHANPPEAFPTDPWPALRKGKPVMLEPNAPAYDEAVKLDPEGEGTTRAEIVPGEPVEVAAGVVRLTAPNPGMMTGPGTNTYILGFERFTVIDPGPANAAHIEKILEVTGGVVDQVLVTHTHLDHSPAVLELKQRTGCRVFGWPAPEGAGQDQSFKADDEPEHGDLIVSEAGILKVIHTPGHASNHLCFLLMDQELLFSGDHIMQGSTVVINPPDGDMKAYVESLYELLDEAIRFIAPAHGFLMGQPEAVIDYLITHRLSREHKIFRSLQALAPVSLKDLTAKAYDDVPAAIHGLAARSALAHLLKLEAEQRAYQSDNLWHTH, from the coding sequence ATGGATATTCGCCCGGCTGCCACCCTGGTTCTTACCCGCGATACCGAAAACGGCATTGAAGTGCTTCTGCTGCAACGAACATGGGAGGCCATTTTCCTGCCTGGTTACTATGTGTTTCCCGGCGGAGCGGTGAACGAGCAGGAGTCGGAGGCGCAGCCGCATGTTGTGGGTGTTGAAGACGCGGATATCAGTCAGACCATGAGTCTGGACGAAGGCGGTGCCGACTATATGCTGGCTGCAGTACGGGAGTGTTTTGAGGAGGCGGGGGTTCTGCTGGCTCAGGACGGCAGCGGTCAGCTCATCGGTGCGGACCATCCGGTACTTGGTGAGCGGCAGGCGTTGTTTCGGGAAGAGGTGTCGCTGGCGCAGTTGTGTGAGAAGCATGGGCTGGTGGTGCCGCTGGACCGGTTGGCGTATCTGAGCCATTGGGTGACACCGCCGGGGCCGCCGCGGCGGTTTGACACGCGGTTTTTTGTGGCGGTGGCGCCGGAAGGGCAACGGGCCGGGCATGATGGTCAGGAGACGATTGATCATGTGTGGATGTCGCCTGCGCAGGCGTTAGAGGAGCATCGGGCAGGCCAGCGTTTGTTGGGGTTGCCGACGATCCGTACCTTGCGGGTGTTGTGTGATTTCAGTTCCACCGCCGAGCTGATGCGCCATGCCCATGCCAATCCACCCGAGGCGTTTCCGACCGATCCCTGGCCGGCGCTTCGCAAGGGCAAGCCGGTGATGCTGGAGCCAAACGCGCCGGCTTACGATGAGGCGGTCAAGCTGGACCCGGAGGGGGAAGGCACCACCCGGGCGGAGATTGTGCCCGGTGAGCCGGTGGAGGTGGCGGCCGGTGTAGTACGGTTGACGGCACCGAACCCGGGGATGATGACCGGGCCCGGCACCAATACCTATATTCTGGGTTTTGAGCGGTTTACAGTGATTGACCCCGGGCCCGCAAACGCGGCCCACATCGAAAAGATTCTGGAAGTGACCGGCGGGGTGGTGGACCAGGTGCTGGTAACCCATACCCATCTGGATCATTCGCCGGCGGTATTGGAGCTGAAGCAACGGACAGGGTGCCGGGTATTTGGCTGGCCGGCCCCGGAGGGCGCGGGGCAGGACCAGTCCTTCAAGGCGGACGATGAGCCGGAGCATGGCGACCTGATTGTCAGCGAGGCGGGCATCCTGAAGGTAATTCATACCCCCGGGCATGCATCCAACCACCTGTGTTTCCTGCTGATGGACCAGGAGCTGCTGTTCTCAGGTGATCACATCATGCAGGGCTCAACGGTGGTGATTAATCCACCGGACGGCGACATGAAAGCCTACGTGGAATCGCTGTATGAACTGCTGGATGAGGCCATTCGCTTCATCGCCCCCGCCCACGGCTTTCTGATGGGGCAACCGGAGGCGGTGATTGATTACCTGATCACCCATCGGTTATCGCGGGAGCACAAGATCTTCCGGTCACTTCAGGCCCTGGCGCCGGTGTCCCTGAAAGATCTGACGGCGAAAGCCTACGACGATGTGCCTGCGGCCATTCATGGATTGGCAGCACGATCAGCCCTGGCACACCTCCTCAAACTTGAGGCAGAACAACGGGCATACCAGTCAGACAACCTCTGGCATACTCACTAA
- a CDS encoding thioesterase family protein: protein MARIKLEFPDNAFSFETRMPVRITDINGANHLGNDALISMLSEARAQFLVEHGIEEADQNGTGIIVTDLATMYQGESFYPDMLRFEVGLMDFNKYGGDFVFRVTKADTGQSVAMAKYGFVFFNYKTREVTPMPESFRARFAG, encoded by the coding sequence GTGGCAAGAATCAAACTCGAATTCCCGGACAACGCCTTCAGCTTCGAAACGCGAATGCCCGTCAGAATCACCGACATCAACGGCGCCAACCACCTGGGCAACGACGCCCTCATCTCCATGCTCTCCGAAGCCCGCGCCCAGTTCCTGGTCGAACACGGCATCGAAGAAGCCGACCAGAACGGCACCGGCATTATCGTCACCGACCTGGCCACCATGTACCAGGGCGAATCCTTCTACCCGGACATGCTCCGCTTCGAAGTAGGCCTGATGGATTTCAACAAATACGGCGGGGATTTCGTGTTCCGGGTCACCAAAGCCGACACCGGCCAATCGGTGGCCATGGCCAAATACGGTTTTGTGTTCTTCAACTACAAAACCCGGGAAGTCACCCCCATGCCCGAGAGCTTCCGGGCCAGGTTTGCCGGCTAA
- a CDS encoding Na+/H+ antiporter subunit G produces MPFVLELVISLFLVAGALFALIGSIGLARLRDFFMRLHGPTKASTLGLGCLLIGSLLFFSFQRGALSVHEAIVTVFLFVTAPVSAHMMAKAALFRGVDKGGPSRNYPDR; encoded by the coding sequence ATGCCGTTCGTTCTTGAGTTGGTGATTTCGCTGTTCCTGGTGGCCGGTGCCTTGTTTGCGCTGATTGGCTCTATTGGCCTTGCAAGGTTGCGGGATTTTTTCATGCGTCTGCATGGGCCCACCAAGGCCAGCACCCTGGGCCTGGGCTGTTTGCTGATCGGCTCGTTGCTGTTTTTCAGTTTCCAGCGCGGCGCGCTGTCCGTGCATGAGGCGATTGTGACCGTTTTCCTGTTTGTGACGGCGCCAGTCAGCGCCCATATGATGGCCAAGGCCGCCCTGTTCCGGGGTGTGGATAAGGGCGGCCCGAGCCGGAATTACCCGGACCGTTAG
- a CDS encoding K+/H+ antiporter subunit F — translation MIEWAVNLAITVFAIAILLNLYRLAIGPDIVDRILALDTLMINSIALIVLFDIRLSLGILFEAAMLIALMGFVGTVAMTKYLLRGDVIE, via the coding sequence ATGATTGAATGGGCGGTTAACCTGGCGATCACTGTGTTTGCGATTGCCATCCTGCTGAACCTTTACCGGCTGGCCATCGGGCCCGACATCGTTGACCGGATCCTGGCGCTGGACACACTGATGATCAACAGTATTGCGTTGATTGTGCTGTTTGATATCCGGTTGTCGCTGGGCATCCTGTTTGAAGCTGCCATGCTGATTGCGCTGATGGGGTTTGTCGGAACCGTGGCAATGACCAAGTACCTGTTGCGGGGGGATGTGATCGAATGA
- a CDS encoding Na+/H+ antiporter subunit E codes for MNWLQRWVPHPLFAGFLLLLWLLMNEFSFAHLLLGAVLAVVISRVTQPFWPEHSKVKHPGKLLRYLGRLLMDILKSNLIVARRIVFYSRQLEPGFFTYPLTLTDDFAVTILASTISLTPGTVSAHYDREGRCLLIHCLHLEDEVALIKDIREHYEKPLQEIFDD; via the coding sequence ATGAACTGGTTACAGCGCTGGGTGCCACACCCCCTGTTCGCCGGCTTTCTGCTGCTGTTATGGCTGTTGATGAATGAGTTCAGCTTTGCTCACCTGTTGCTGGGTGCGGTGCTGGCGGTGGTGATTTCCCGGGTCACCCAGCCGTTCTGGCCGGAGCATTCAAAGGTCAAGCATCCGGGTAAGTTGCTGCGCTACCTTGGCCGGTTATTGATGGATATTCTGAAATCCAACCTGATTGTCGCCCGGCGCATTGTGTTCTATTCCCGGCAGCTGGAACCGGGGTTCTTCACTTACCCTCTGACCCTGACCGACGATTTTGCCGTGACCATTCTGGCCAGCACCATTTCGCTGACCCCGGGCACGGTGAGCGCCCACTACGATCGCGAGGGCCGGTGCCTGTTGATCCACTGCCTGCATCTTGAGGATGAAGTAGCACTGATCAAAGACATTCGCGAGCACTACGAGAAGCCGTTACAGGAGATTTTCGATGATTGA
- a CDS encoding monovalent cation/H+ antiporter subunit D — protein MTHLMILPVVIPMLAAAWLLVNHRASIGRQRVWSILSTSLLVALGVWAVIAAQTDYHTYWLGNWQPPFGIVLVLDRLSAMMLLLAALLALFCVLYASRGSDREGSHFHALFQFQLMGINGAFLTGDLFNLFVFFEILLLASYALLLHGGGRARSRAGLHYVIINLLGSALFLLALGILYGLTGTLNMADLAVRIAAASPDDQTLLKGAALLLMVVFGIKAAILPLLFWLPRAYSASSAPVAALFAIMTKVGFYAMVRVLLVVFGLDPTQPLNAGVFLWLWPLALATLGLGAIGVLGAASLRTMAAYLVIMSSGLLMASFAMAEATVLAASLFYLLHSTCLAAVFFLLADLIGRQRADGYDLLSVTAPLTHRWTLGTLFLVAAVSMAGLPPFSGFVSKAWLLQNAITHPHYLWLWGITLIAGLFMIAALSRAGSGWFWKPEPFSGRQRRKLDPARVATVSVLIGISGALALFAAPVMEYMTATAGQLYHPSAYVEAVLGEPATITGGLTP, from the coding sequence ATGACCCACCTGATGATTCTGCCGGTCGTCATCCCCATGCTGGCCGCCGCCTGGTTGCTGGTAAACCACCGGGCCAGTATCGGCCGGCAACGGGTGTGGAGTATTCTGTCCACCAGTTTGCTGGTGGCGCTGGGCGTGTGGGCGGTTATTGCGGCGCAAACCGATTACCACACCTACTGGCTGGGCAACTGGCAGCCGCCGTTCGGCATTGTGCTGGTGCTGGACCGGCTGAGTGCAATGATGCTGCTACTGGCCGCCTTACTGGCCCTGTTCTGCGTGCTCTATGCCAGCCGGGGCAGCGACCGGGAGGGTTCCCACTTTCATGCCCTGTTCCAGTTCCAGCTGATGGGCATTAACGGCGCCTTCCTGACCGGTGATCTGTTCAACCTGTTCGTGTTTTTCGAGATCCTGCTGCTGGCTTCCTACGCCCTGTTGCTGCACGGCGGCGGCCGGGCCAGAAGCCGGGCGGGCTTGCACTATGTGATCATCAACCTGCTCGGCTCTGCCCTGTTCCTGCTGGCCCTTGGCATTCTTTACGGCCTGACCGGCACCCTGAACATGGCCGACCTGGCGGTGCGGATTGCCGCCGCCAGCCCCGATGACCAGACCCTGCTCAAAGGTGCCGCCCTGCTGCTGATGGTGGTGTTCGGTATCAAGGCCGCAATCCTGCCACTGCTGTTCTGGCTACCCAGGGCCTATTCGGCCTCCAGCGCTCCGGTGGCGGCGCTGTTTGCCATCATGACCAAGGTAGGCTTTTACGCCATGGTGCGGGTGCTTCTGGTTGTGTTCGGGCTCGACCCGACGCAGCCCCTCAATGCCGGGGTGTTCCTGTGGCTCTGGCCCCTGGCGCTGGCCACCCTGGGCCTTGGTGCCATTGGCGTGTTGGGGGCCGCCAGCCTGCGTACCATGGCGGCGTACCTGGTGATTATGTCCAGCGGCTTGCTGATGGCCAGTTTTGCCATGGCCGAAGCCACCGTGCTGGCCGCTAGCCTGTTCTATCTGCTGCACAGCACCTGCCTGGCCGCGGTATTTTTCCTGCTGGCTGACCTCATCGGCCGGCAGCGGGCCGACGGCTACGACTTGCTCTCGGTAACCGCACCTCTGACCCATCGCTGGACCCTGGGCACGCTGTTCCTGGTAGCGGCAGTCAGTATGGCGGGGCTGCCGCCGTTCTCAGGGTTTGTTAGTAAAGCCTGGCTGCTGCAGAACGCCATCACGCACCCGCACTACCTGTGGCTCTGGGGCATTACCCTGATTGCCGGGTTATTCATGATTGCCGCACTCAGCCGAGCCGGCTCCGGCTGGTTCTGGAAACCGGAGCCGTTCAGCGGCCGCCAGCGCCGCAAGCTGGACCCGGCGCGCGTGGCCACGGTGTCAGTGCTTATTGGTATCAGTGGCGCCCTGGCCCTGTTTGCCGCGCCGGTGATGGAGTATATGACTGCAACCGCAGGCCAACTCTATCATCCGTCCGCCTATGTTGAGGCGGTGCTCGGTGAGCCCGCCACGATAACGGGAGGGCTCACCCCATGA
- a CDS encoding Na+/H+ antiporter subunit C, which translates to MELLIAVALGVLTTCGVFLILRARTFSVVLGLTLLSHAVNLFLFSMGRLTTGAPAIVGLTETSADPLPQALVLTAIVISFAMTAFVVVLSLKAAVELRNDHVDGENPNEDRP; encoded by the coding sequence ATGGAATTGCTGATCGCAGTGGCTCTGGGCGTGCTTACCACTTGTGGGGTGTTTCTTATTCTGCGTGCGCGCACCTTTTCCGTGGTGCTGGGCCTGACCTTGTTGTCGCACGCAGTCAACTTGTTCCTGTTCAGCATGGGCCGGCTGACAACCGGCGCCCCGGCCATCGTCGGGCTCACTGAAACCAGCGCAGACCCGCTGCCCCAGGCGCTGGTGTTAACCGCCATTGTGATCAGCTTCGCCATGACCGCCTTTGTGGTAGTGCTGTCGCTGAAAGCCGCAGTGGAGTTGCGAAACGATCACGTAGACGGTGAAAACCCGAACGAGGACCGGCCATGA